One Magnetospirillum sp. 15-1 DNA window includes the following coding sequences:
- the mfd gene encoding transcription-repair coupling factor, whose product MKNLDNLIAEPGRRKVAGAPEGRDALLLAELAAGAGAAGGILHVARDEGRMARMAEALAFFAPELHVLEFPGWDCVPYDRVSPHVDMVARRIDTLARLADGVKGAFVVLTTVPALAQRVPPREALASATLDARKGSALSMDRLIGFLSKNGYVRADTVMEPGEYAVRGGIVDLFPPGSAEPLRLDFFGDEIDSVRSFDPMSQRTTGTVAGFVCRPVSEVGLDEASIARFRAAYREMFGVVQGPDPLYEAISEGIKFNGMEHWLPLFHDGLDTLFAYVPEAAVVLDHQSDEALSARHALVLEYFDARAGLAGSGLTESGMVYHPIPPERLYLERQEWDRLLGMRPVLHLSPFDPAEDGSLDAGGRLGRDFADMRARPGINVYDCVREHAEEQAKAGRRMVIAAWTQGSRDRLAGVLKDHGIKGIETVEGWGDVQALDKGRVAVAVLGLDHGFTTPKLAVVTEQDILGDRLARPARKKKKGAQFIAEASALAEGDLVVHVEHGIGRYDGLVALEVSGAPHDCLRVIYDGGDKLFVPVENIDVLTRFGSEQAGVSLDKLGGTAWQARKAKLKKRIRDIADQLIGIAAQRKMRQGEALVPAEGLYDEFCARFPFAETDDQLRAIEDSIADLASGKPMDRLICGDVGFGKTEVAMRVAFVAALQGLQVAVVVPTTLLARQHYRTFKERFAGLPVRVEQLSRLVTAKHASEVKAGVADGSVDIVVGTHALLAKGISFKRLGLLIIDEEQHFGVAHKERLKQLKSDVHVLTLTATPIPRTLQMALSGVKEMSVIATPPVDRLAVRTFVLPYDPVVLRESILRERYRGGQVFYVCPRLADIDRVAERLAKLVPEVKTAVAHGRLAPADLEEVMVAFGDKQYDVLLSTNIIESGIDMPSVNTLIIHRADMFGLGQLYQLRGRVGRSKTRGYAYFTLPNDKVLSKAAEKRLQVMQALDTLGAGFQLASHDLDIRGAGNLLGEEQSGHIREVGIELYQQLLEEAVAAAKGGQGGEAAEEWSPQIAVGTPVLIPETYVADLSVRLSLYRRIGGLADQAEIEALAAELIDRFGKLPPEVENLLEVVAIKALCKLAGIDKVDSGPKGAVVSLRGNVFANPGALVQFIARSAGSCKIRPDHKIVFLRAWEDPKQRITGLRNVIGKLAELASA is encoded by the coding sequence TTGAAAAACCTGGATAATCTTATCGCCGAGCCTGGGCGTCGCAAGGTCGCCGGTGCGCCGGAAGGGCGCGACGCCCTGCTGCTGGCCGAGTTGGCGGCCGGTGCCGGTGCGGCGGGTGGCATCCTGCACGTGGCCCGCGACGAGGGCCGCATGGCCCGCATGGCCGAGGCGCTGGCCTTCTTCGCCCCCGAGCTCCACGTACTGGAATTCCCCGGTTGGGATTGCGTGCCCTATGACCGCGTCTCGCCCCATGTGGACATGGTGGCGCGGCGTATCGATACGCTGGCCCGGCTGGCCGATGGGGTGAAGGGCGCCTTCGTGGTGTTGACCACCGTGCCCGCCTTGGCGCAAAGGGTGCCGCCGCGCGAGGCGCTGGCTTCGGCGACGCTGGACGCCCGCAAGGGCTCGGCGCTCTCCATGGACAGGCTGATCGGCTTTTTGTCCAAGAACGGCTACGTGCGCGCCGATACGGTGATGGAGCCGGGTGAATACGCGGTCAGGGGCGGCATCGTCGATCTGTTCCCGCCGGGCTCGGCCGAGCCGCTGCGCCTCGACTTCTTCGGCGACGAGATCGACAGCGTGCGCTCCTTCGATCCCATGAGCCAGCGCACCACCGGAACCGTGGCGGGCTTCGTCTGCCGCCCGGTCAGCGAGGTCGGGCTGGACGAGGCCTCCATCGCCCGCTTCCGCGCCGCCTACCGCGAGATGTTCGGGGTGGTGCAGGGGCCTGACCCGCTGTACGAGGCCATTTCCGAGGGCATCAAGTTCAACGGCATGGAGCACTGGCTGCCGCTGTTCCACGACGGCCTCGACACGCTGTTCGCCTATGTGCCCGAGGCCGCGGTGGTGCTCGACCACCAGTCGGACGAGGCGTTGAGCGCCCGCCATGCCCTGGTACTGGAATATTTCGACGCCCGCGCCGGTCTGGCCGGGTCCGGCCTGACCGAATCCGGCATGGTCTACCACCCCATTCCGCCCGAGCGGCTCTATCTCGAGCGCCAGGAATGGGACCGGCTGCTGGGCATGCGTCCGGTGCTGCACCTGTCGCCCTTCGATCCGGCCGAGGACGGTTCGCTGGATGCCGGCGGGCGCCTGGGGCGCGATTTCGCCGATATGCGGGCCCGTCCCGGAATCAACGTCTATGACTGCGTACGCGAGCATGCGGAGGAACAGGCCAAGGCTGGACGCCGCATGGTGATCGCCGCCTGGACGCAAGGGTCGCGCGACCGCCTGGCCGGAGTTCTCAAGGACCACGGCATCAAGGGCATCGAGACGGTGGAGGGCTGGGGCGACGTCCAGGCCCTGGATAAGGGGCGGGTGGCGGTCGCCGTTCTCGGCCTCGACCACGGCTTCACCACGCCCAAGCTGGCCGTGGTTACCGAGCAGGACATTCTGGGCGACCGGCTGGCGCGGCCGGCCCGCAAGAAGAAGAAGGGCGCCCAGTTCATCGCCGAGGCCTCGGCCCTGGCCGAAGGCGACCTGGTGGTGCATGTCGAGCACGGCATCGGCCGCTATGACGGGCTGGTCGCCCTGGAAGTGTCGGGGGCGCCCCACGATTGCCTGCGGGTGATCTATGACGGCGGCGACAAGCTGTTCGTGCCGGTGGAGAACATCGATGTGCTCACCCGCTTCGGCTCGGAGCAGGCGGGCGTGTCGCTCGACAAGCTGGGCGGCACGGCGTGGCAGGCCCGCAAGGCCAAGCTGAAGAAGCGTATCAGGGACATCGCCGACCAGTTGATCGGTATCGCCGCCCAGCGCAAGATGCGCCAGGGCGAGGCGCTGGTGCCGGCGGAAGGCCTCTACGACGAGTTCTGCGCCCGCTTCCCCTTCGCCGAGACCGACGACCAGCTTCGGGCCATCGAGGATTCCATCGCCGATCTGGCCTCGGGCAAGCCCATGGACCGCCTGATCTGCGGCGATGTCGGTTTCGGCAAGACCGAGGTCGCCATGCGCGTCGCCTTCGTGGCGGCCCTCCAGGGGCTTCAGGTCGCCGTGGTGGTGCCGACCACGCTGCTGGCCCGCCAGCATTACCGCACCTTCAAGGAACGCTTCGCCGGCCTGCCGGTGCGGGTGGAGCAGCTTTCGCGCCTCGTCACCGCCAAGCATGCCTCCGAGGTCAAGGCCGGGGTGGCCGACGGCTCGGTCGACATCGTGGTCGGCACCCACGCGCTGCTGGCCAAGGGCATTTCCTTCAAGCGCCTGGGCCTGCTGATCATCGACGAGGAGCAGCATTTCGGCGTCGCCCACAAGGAACGCCTGAAGCAACTGAAATCCGACGTCCATGTGCTGACGCTGACCGCCACGCCCATTCCCCGCACCCTGCAGATGGCGCTGTCGGGCGTGAAGGAGATGAGCGTCATCGCCACGCCGCCGGTGGACCGTCTGGCGGTGCGTACCTTCGTGCTGCCCTACGACCCGGTGGTGCTGCGCGAATCCATCCTGCGCGAGCGCTACCGGGGCGGACAGGTGTTCTATGTCTGCCCGCGCCTCGCCGATATCGACCGGGTGGCCGAGCGCCTCGCCAAGCTGGTGCCCGAGGTCAAGACCGCCGTGGCCCATGGCCGCCTTGCCCCCGCCGACCTGGAAGAGGTGATGGTGGCGTTCGGCGACAAGCAGTACGACGTGCTGCTGTCCACCAACATCATCGAATCCGGCATCGACATGCCGTCGGTCAACACCCTGATCATCCACCGCGCCGACATGTTCGGCCTGGGCCAGCTCTATCAACTGCGCGGCCGGGTGGGGCGAAGCAAGACGCGCGGCTACGCCTATTTCACGCTGCCCAACGACAAGGTGCTGTCCAAGGCGGCGGAAAAGCGGCTGCAGGTGATGCAGGCGCTCGATACCCTGGGCGCCGGCTTCCAACTGGCCAGCCATGACCTGGACATTCGCGGCGCCGGCAATCTGCTGGGCGAGGAGCAGTCGGGCCACATCCGCGAGGTGGGCATCGAACTCTATCAGCAGCTTCTGGAGGAGGCGGTGGCCGCCGCCAAGGGCGGGCAGGGGGGCGAGGCCGCCGAGGAATGGTCGCCGCAGATCGCCGTCGGCACGCCGGTGCTGATCCCCGAGACCTATGTGGCCGATCTGTCGGTGCGCCTGTCGCTGTATCGCCGCATCGGCGGACTAGCCGATCAGGCGGAGATCGAGGCCCTGGCCGCCGAGTTGATCGACCGCTTCGGCAAGCTGCCGCCCGAGGTGGAGAACCTGCTGGAAGTGGTCGCCATCAAGGCCCTGTGCAAGCTGGCCGGTATCGACAAGGTGGATTCGGGGCCCAAGGGCGCCGTGGTCTCCCTGCGCGGCAACGTCTTCGCCAATCCCGGCGCCCTGGTGCAGTTCATCGCGCGGTCGGCCGGTTCGTGCAAGATCCGACCCGATCACAAGATCGTCTTCCTGCGCGCCTGGGAGGACCCGAAACAACGCATAACCGGATTGCGCAACGTTATCGGTAAATTGGCGGAATTGGCTTCCGCCTGA